The sequence AGATCTACCAGTCCGAGATATGCCGAAACTATAAACGTCACCGCAAGAACCACAAGCGTGGAATACCATACCTGCTGTTTCGTCGGCCATGTTACTTTCTTAAGTTCAGCTCTGGACTCCCTTATGTAGTCGAGGACTTTTTCCATATCCCCCGACCTCCTCATTCATCAACTTTGATATGC is a genomic window of Synergistaceae bacterium containing:
- the secE gene encoding preprotein translocase subunit SecE: MEKVLDYIRESRAELKKVTWPTKQQVWYSTLVVLAVTFIVSAYLGLVDLLLTGVFSKIIR